Within Bradymonas sediminis, the genomic segment CATCTACCACGCCAAGCAGCGCGTCCTCGGCCTGACCGCCAGCGGCTACCAGGCTCCGCGCAAGACCCTGTTCCGCCTGCCCGGCGAGAACGGCGCCGCGACCATCGACATGATGCTCTACGGCATGGAGAGCCAGCACCAGATCTCGGCCTACGACCGCCACGTCGGCAACGTCCTGGCCAAGGTCCTCACCGGTGGAGACACCAGCCGCGCGAACCTCGTGACCGAAGATCGCCTCATCGAGCTGGAGCGCGAAGCGTTCCTCTCGCTGTGCGGCGAAGAGAAGAGTCAGGATCGCATGCAGCATATGCTGATGAATAATAAGCCGCTTCGTAACTGATATATAGCGGTGAGCAAACCGGCAGTGGGCGCCCATACGCGCCCACTGCCGGCTAAGAGTTCCTTTCATATCAATCCATCGAGCGCGCTCTTTCGAAAAGAAGCCGCTTCGACGACATACAGAGCTTGGAGATACATCAATGGAAACACGCGACGTCGTTATCGTTTCTTACGCCCGTACGCCCTTCTGCAAGGCGAACCGTGGCCTGCTCAAAGACACCCGCCCCGACACCCTCGCCGCGCTGGCGATTGAAGCCGCTATGGAGCGCGCGCCGGGGCTTAAACCCGAAGAGGTCGAAGACGTGATCATCGGCTGCGCCATGCCCGAAGGCGAGCAAGGCATGAACGTCGCGCGCATCGCGGCCCTGATGGCCGGCCTGCCCGACAGCGTCCCCGCCATGACCGTCAACCGCTTCTGCTCCTCCGGCCTGCAGTCCGTGTCGCAGATCGCTGAGCGCATCATGCTCGGCGCCATCGACGTGGGCATCGCCGGCGGCACCGAGTCCATGAGCATGGTGCCGATGGGCGGCAATAAGCCCTCGGCCAACCCGGAACTCATGAAGGAGAACCCCGGCGTTTATATCCCCATGGGCGCCACCGCTGAGAACGTCGCCAAGCGCTTCGAGGTGAGCCGCGAAGAGCAGGACGCGTTCGCGCTGCGCAGCCACACCCGCGCCGTCGACGCCTGGGAGCGCGGCTTCATGCAGGGAGAGGTCATTCCGGTCGAAACCGAAGTCATCAATCATGACGGCGCCGTGCAGAAGATCACCGTCAGCAAAGACGACGGCCCGCGCCCCTCGACCACCCTGGAGAAGTTGGCGAGACTTCCCACCGTCTTCGACCGCAAAAACGGCTCGGTCACCCCGGGCAACTCGTCGCCGCTGACCGACGGCGCCGCCGCCATCGTCCTGATGTCCAAAGAGAAAGCCGACGAGTTGGGTCTTGAGATCCTCGGCTATTATCGCGGATTCCAGGTCGCCGGCGTGGACCCCGAGATCATGGGCATCGGCCCGGTCGCGGCCGTCGAGAAGCTTCTCAAGAAGCACGACATGACCGTGGACGATATCGACCTCTACGAGGTCAACGAAGCCTTCAGCAGCCAGTCGGTCTACTCGGCCAAAAAGCTCGGCCTGGACATGGACAAGGTCAACGTCAACGGCGGCGCCCTCGCCCTGGGTCACCCCCTGGGCGTCTCGGGCACGCGCATGACCGGCACGCTCTTGCGCGCCCTCGAGGAGCAGGACGGCCGCTTCGGCGTCGTCACGATGTGCATCGGCGGCGGCATGGGCGCAGCCGGCCTGTTTGAGCGCGTCAAGAAGTAATTCGCACGCGCTTGCGCGCACATAAAAAAAGCCGCGCGGTTCAATGAAAGAGCCGCGCGGCTTTTTTATGTGCAGCAACTGCATGCAGGAGGTTTTCTAAAACGTTTGTACCCGCTGGGCGCTCGGCTCGCACTCGAGCGGACGTATTGGATTGCCCGTGCTTTGCGAAAGACCCCAGCACCAGATATCGCCGCCTTCGGTGAGTACGCACTGCCCGGCCAGCGACTCCCAATCTTCGGGAATATTCTGTATCGCGGCCTGTGGCACCTCATAATATTGACTTTCTGAGTTCGGCACCCACGCCCGCTGGCCGACAGTGCAGGGCGAGAGCTGGCCCCAACACTGAATCTGTCGCTCCGGTGTCGCGCTACAAAACCCCAGGCCCAATGGACTGATATCGACCATTTCATCGCTCCAGGGCTTGCGCTGCGGTACGCTGCCCACCCCTCCCCCCCAGCACCAAATATGAAGTTGTTCGTCGATACCACAGATACCATCACGAACCGCAGCCCCATTTTTGGCAGCAATTTCCAAAAATATGCCAGGTTCACCTATCGCGAGGAGTTCATCCTGGTCGTCGAGGCTGCCGTTGCCCAGGTACCCATATTCGCCCGAGCCCATACAGTGCCACCGTTTTGTTTTCGTTTCCTCTGCGCATAACGCATTGCGCGTCATGAAGATTCGTGCAAACGGTCCTGAATCAATAAGCACCGGCTCGTATGAATGGGTTTCGAGCAAATTAGTGGCCCGTTCTTCGTAATTGCCGCTGATTAATAGATCGCCCCAACAATAGATCGAACCTTCCGCGCTAAGCCCGCATGTTGAATGCGCGCCCATCGCCAATGATTCAAAGCGAAGCGCTGTTTCGAGTAATGTGGGTGACTCAAGCTGCGGGGTCTGAAAATCTGCGCCGAGTTTTCCCAAGGTATTTTGTCCCCAGCAATAAACACGCCCGTCCGTAGATAACGCGCAATTCGCAGAACCGTCCTGTGTCGTCATCGACTTAAAATGGACGTCGCCATCGACCTCAATCTGCTCAAACTTTGGAATCCATAATGCATCGCTATTCTCAACGGAGTCATTAAATTTGACCCAATAAATCTGACCTCCGGTGCTGATCGCATAATGCGCGCCCTGGTCGCCAAACGCCTTAAACTTCAACTCAACCCGAAAATTTGCCCGAGCTTGTAGCCCACCTACCGTCGCCTTGACTTCCACCTCGCCGCGTTCAATGCCGCTGAGCAGGCCGTTCGGGTCGATGGTCGCGCGCTCGGGTGTATCGCTATGCCAATCAACGGGCAGATTCAGATTCACAATTTCGGTGCCGTCAGCCCGGTAGGCCTCGACCTCCAAGGCGAGGCTCTCTCCCACCCCGACCTCACGCTGCGCGGGGATGATCTCGATGCGCTCAAGCTCATCAAACGGGCGTACGATAACTTCGAGCGAAGCCTGAGCGTCCCCACTTGTTGCGCTGAGGGTCGTTTGCCCGGCCTCCAACCCGAGGAGAAGGCCCGACTCATCCACCGTCGCAACCTGCGCGTTCTCAACCCGCCACGTGACATCCGCATCATCTAACTGTATTCCATGATCGTTATACGCCCGGAAATTTATCTGGACGGTCTGCGTGACGAATGCTTCAACCGGATCGGGTGAGAGGATCAACTGAGCGACGTGCGCCGAGTCATCGACATCGGCCACATCTTCGGGCACATCCTGTCGAATATCGGTTGCTTCCTCCTCGGATTTCGCCGCGTCCTGCCCTGTATCCGAAGAGCAGGCTGCTGTGAGACAGGTCATGCAGAGGATGGAAAACACGATAAACACGGACGGAGAATAATGAACGCGCGTTTTGAACATATGGCGGAGGGTATTCATACTTTTCACCGAGTAGTCTGACAGATCATAAAGATTTGTTAGACTTCCTTATTTCAGGGCGTTGAGCGTTTACATACCATCATGCATTAATAGATGCAAAATTCGAAGAGTGCGCGACGTGATCCGCGGGCCCCCTACGCTTCGCTCCGGTCACCGCGCGGCTACAAGGCCCATGCTACGCATGGTGGAGAGGCCTTCGAACAATG encodes:
- a CDS encoding thiolase family protein, which encodes METRDVVIVSYARTPFCKANRGLLKDTRPDTLAALAIEAAMERAPGLKPEEVEDVIIGCAMPEGEQGMNVARIAALMAGLPDSVPAMTVNRFCSSGLQSVSQIAERIMLGAIDVGIAGGTESMSMVPMGGNKPSANPELMKENPGVYIPMGATAENVAKRFEVSREEQDAFALRSHTRAVDAWERGFMQGEVIPVETEVINHDGAVQKITVSKDDGPRPSTTLEKLARLPTVFDRKNGSVTPGNSSPLTDGAAAIVLMSKEKADELGLEILGYYRGFQVAGVDPEIMGIGPVAAVEKLLKKHDMTVDDIDLYEVNEAFSSQSVYSAKKLGLDMDKVNVNGGALALGHPLGVSGTRMTGTLLRALEEQDGRFGVVTMCIGGGMGAAGLFERVKK
- a CDS encoding Ig-like domain-containing protein yields the protein MNTLRHMFKTRVHYSPSVFIVFSILCMTCLTAACSSDTGQDAAKSEEEATDIRQDVPEDVADVDDSAHVAQLILSPDPVEAFVTQTVQINFRAYNDHGIQLDDADVTWRVENAQVATVDESGLLLGLEAGQTTLSATSGDAQASLEVIVRPFDELERIEIIPAQREVGVGESLALEVEAYRADGTEIVNLNLPVDWHSDTPERATIDPNGLLSGIERGEVEVKATVGGLQARANFRVELKFKAFGDQGAHYAISTGGQIYWVKFNDSVENSDALWIPKFEQIEVDGDVHFKSMTTQDGSANCALSTDGRVYCWGQNTLGKLGADFQTPQLESPTLLETALRFESLAMGAHSTCGLSAEGSIYCWGDLLISGNYEERATNLLETHSYEPVLIDSGPFARIFMTRNALCAEETKTKRWHCMGSGEYGYLGNGSLDDQDELLAIGEPGIFLEIAAKNGAAVRDGICGIDEQLHIWCWGGGVGSVPQRKPWSDEMVDISPLGLGFCSATPERQIQCWGQLSPCTVGQRAWVPNSESQYYEVPQAAIQNIPEDWESLAGQCVLTEGGDIWCWGLSQSTGNPIRPLECEPSAQRVQTF